In Streptantibioticus cattleyicolor NRRL 8057 = DSM 46488, a genomic segment contains:
- a CDS encoding DUF1684 domain-containing protein → MSNHDTEEDWHEWRRRRVEAVSAPHGPLALTGTHWLADAEDGRLPRVPGHWREKGDELVLTASAADGITLDGVPVSGEVRLTAGRGGLAHGERALALVRPEGEWAVRVFDPAAAARQRFAGIDAFGYDPRWALTARFEPYPRRHGVRVANADGRERGLGLDGDLVFTAAGGEHRIAVAVEADGSLWGVVADATSGSQTFRFRFLRPPAPAADGTVQLDLNRAQLPPCAFSDAFLCPFPPPGNTLPFAVEAGEKAVLTR, encoded by the coding sequence ATGAGCAACCACGACACCGAAGAGGACTGGCACGAGTGGCGCCGCCGGCGCGTCGAGGCGGTGTCGGCGCCGCACGGACCGCTGGCGCTGACCGGGACCCACTGGCTCGCCGACGCCGAGGACGGCCGGCTGCCCCGAGTACCCGGCCACTGGCGGGAGAAGGGCGACGAACTGGTGCTGACCGCGTCGGCCGCCGACGGGATCACCCTGGACGGTGTCCCGGTCAGCGGCGAGGTGCGGCTGACCGCGGGCCGCGGCGGGCTGGCCCACGGCGAACGCGCCCTGGCCCTGGTGCGCCCCGAGGGCGAGTGGGCGGTACGGGTCTTCGACCCCGCCGCGGCCGCCCGGCAACGCTTCGCCGGCATCGACGCCTTCGGCTACGACCCGCGGTGGGCGCTGACCGCCCGCTTCGAGCCGTACCCGCGGCGGCACGGCGTGCGGGTGGCCAACGCGGACGGCCGGGAACGCGGACTGGGGCTCGACGGCGACCTGGTCTTCACCGCGGCCGGCGGGGAACACCGGATCGCGGTGGCGGTGGAGGCGGACGGCTCGCTGTGGGGCGTGGTCGCCGACGCCACCAGCGGATCGCAGACCTTCCGGTTCCGCTTCCTGCGCCCGCCGGCCCCGGCCGCCGACGGCACCGTGCAACTCGACCTCAACCGGGCCCAGTTGCCGCCGTGCGCCTTCTCCGACGCCTTCCTGTGCCCGTTCCCGCCGCCGGGCAACACCCTGCCGTTCGCGGTGGAGGCGGGGGAGAAGGCGGTGCTCACCCGGTAG